A stretch of the Mesorhizobium sp. Pch-S genome encodes the following:
- a CDS encoding rhomboid family intramembrane serine protease, translated as MFIPLYDSNHLRRIRYAYVNIALILFNVAIYLLTRVGGDDYAAGATLSYGFIPSVVHDIAELSPQFIVIPEQLSYLTYSFLHADIFHLGGNMLFLWVFGDNVEDALGHVRYLIFYLACAAGGAFFHGWVAPGSEQPLIGASGAIAGVVAAYLILYPRVKVWVLAFARIPLRLPAYIVLILWVLLQFVMFAMGGDQQISWACHIGGIVTGAILVLVLRSRGVPLLENEEETAPVAPPAETAPAPLPATTEAKPASRWGRQ; from the coding sequence ATGTTCATTCCGCTTTACGACAGCAATCACCTGCGCCGCATACGCTATGCCTATGTCAATATCGCGCTGATCCTGTTCAATGTCGCGATCTACCTGCTCACGCGCGTCGGCGGCGATGACTATGCGGCGGGCGCCACGCTCAGCTATGGTTTCATCCCTTCGGTCGTCCACGACATCGCGGAACTGTCGCCGCAGTTCATCGTCATCCCGGAACAGCTGAGCTATCTCACCTACTCTTTCCTCCATGCCGATATCTTCCATCTCGGCGGCAACATGCTGTTCCTGTGGGTGTTCGGCGACAATGTCGAGGATGCGCTCGGTCACGTCCGCTATCTGATCTTCTACCTTGCCTGCGCGGCTGGCGGCGCCTTTTTCCATGGCTGGGTGGCTCCAGGGTCCGAGCAGCCGCTGATCGGCGCATCGGGAGCCATAGCTGGCGTGGTGGCGGCTTACCTCATCCTCTACCCGCGCGTGAAAGTATGGGTGCTGGCCTTCGCGCGCATTCCGCTCAGGCTGCCGGCCTACATTGTCCTGATCCTGTGGGTTCTCCTGCAGTTCGTGATGTTTGCGATGGGCGGCGACCAGCAGATCTCCTGGGCCTGCCATATCGGCGGCATCGTGACAGGTGCCATCCTCGTGCTGGTGCTGCGCAGCCGTGGCGTCCCGTTGTTGGAAAACGAGGAGGAGACCGCTCCGGTGGCACCCCCTGCCGAAACCGCGCCGGCTCCCCTCCCTGCCACGACGGAAGCGAAGCCGGCATCACGCTGGGGCAGGCAGTAG
- a CDS encoding twin transmembrane helix small protein encodes MGTVFNILAIVVMVAVVAVLIRGLVNMMRGGSGVTSNKLMQARVLLQFLALVLIMLAVYFTRK; translated from the coding sequence ATGGGCACTGTTTTCAACATCCTCGCCATCGTCGTGATGGTGGCCGTGGTCGCGGTATTGATCCGCGGCCTCGTCAACATGATGCGCGGCGGCTCGGGCGTCACCTCGAACAAACTCATGCAGGCGCGCGTGTTGCTGCAGTTCCTGGCGCTGGTCCTGATCATGCTCGCGGTCTACTTCACGCGCAAATAA
- a CDS encoding EamA family transporter: MHEFKRFIPATFVVLWATGFIGARYAMPWAEPFTFLAIRFAIAAVLFAVLIVALKAPWPNRTQAQHAIIAGILMHGIYLGAVFWAIHRGLPAGISALIVGLQPLITAVMAGKLLGEEIQPRHWAGLAIGFVGVVTVLWPKLGALGGGITAATLTASIISVIAMSAGTVWQKRFGSSGNLVASTFWQYVGGTVVMVIASFAFETRVFTVNGDFIFAMAWLVLVLSVGAIFLLMVMIREGAMSKVASLFYLVPAVTAVMAWVLFGEHLNLVQIVGMAITTFGVGLATAQPTRARASA; this comes from the coding sequence ATGCACGAGTTCAAGCGGTTCATTCCCGCCACCTTCGTCGTGCTGTGGGCAACCGGTTTCATCGGTGCGCGCTACGCGATGCCGTGGGCCGAACCATTCACGTTCCTTGCCATCCGTTTTGCCATCGCCGCGGTGCTGTTCGCCGTCCTGATCGTGGCCCTCAAGGCGCCCTGGCCGAACCGTACGCAGGCACAGCACGCCATCATCGCCGGCATTCTCATGCACGGTATCTATCTCGGAGCAGTCTTCTGGGCGATCCACCGTGGCCTTCCTGCCGGCATCTCGGCACTGATCGTCGGCCTGCAGCCGCTGATCACCGCGGTCATGGCCGGCAAGCTTCTCGGTGAAGAGATCCAACCCCGACACTGGGCCGGCCTGGCAATCGGTTTCGTCGGCGTCGTCACCGTCTTGTGGCCCAAGCTCGGTGCGCTGGGCGGCGGCATCACGGCGGCCACGCTGACGGCTTCCATCATCTCGGTCATTGCCATGAGCGCCGGCACCGTCTGGCAGAAGCGTTTCGGATCATCGGGCAACCTCGTCGCATCGACCTTCTGGCAGTATGTCGGCGGCACCGTGGTGATGGTGATCGCGAGCTTCGCCTTCGAGACCCGCGTCTTCACCGTCAATGGCGATTTCATCTTCGCCATGGCCTGGCTCGTGCTGGTGCTTTCGGTCGGCGCCATCTTCCTGTTGATGGTGATGATCCGCGAGGGAGCGATGTCGAAGGTTGCTTCGCTGTTCTACCTGGTTCCTGCGGTCACAGCGGTAATGGCCTGGGTCCTGTTCGGTGAACATCTGAACCTGGTCCAGATCGTCGGAATGGCCATCACCACCTTCGGGGTCGGGCTGGCCACGGCTCAGCCGACACGGGCACGTGCTTCGGCATAG
- a CDS encoding cob(I)yrinic acid a,c-diamide adenosyltransferase has product MVKLNKIYTRTGDAGTTGLGTGARRLKSDLRIEACGTVDEANACIGLARLHTAVVHPAIDLMLGRVQNDLFDLGADLSVPDDGKPLEYEPLRIVASQVERVEKDIDQLNKDLQPLKSFILNGGTPAAAALHLARTVTRRAERVMVALAQNPDEQIGAEALKYINRLSDFLFVAARTVNDNGKSDVLWVPGKNR; this is encoded by the coding sequence ATGGTCAAACTCAACAAGATCTACACCCGCACCGGTGATGCCGGCACCACCGGGCTCGGTACCGGCGCAAGACGGCTGAAGTCCGACCTGCGCATCGAAGCCTGCGGTACGGTCGACGAGGCTAACGCCTGCATCGGCCTGGCACGCCTGCACACGGCTGTCGTGCATCCTGCGATCGATTTGATGCTTGGCCGGGTCCAGAACGATCTGTTTGATCTCGGCGCCGATCTCTCCGTGCCGGACGATGGCAAGCCGCTGGAATACGAGCCGCTGCGCATCGTCGCCTCGCAGGTCGAACGTGTCGAGAAGGACATCGACCAGCTAAACAAGGACCTGCAGCCGCTGAAATCCTTTATCCTCAACGGCGGCACGCCGGCCGCGGCCGCTCTTCATCTCGCCCGAACGGTCACGCGTCGCGCCGAACGCGTCATGGTGGCTTTGGCCCAGAACCCGGACGAGCAGATTGGCGCGGAGGCACTCAAATACATCAACCGCCTGTCCGACTTCCTGTTCGTGGCCGCGCGCACGGTCAATGACAATGGAAAGTCCGACGTGCTATGGGTGCCGGGCAAGAACCGCTGA
- a CDS encoding electron transfer flavoprotein subunit beta/FixA family protein, with protein sequence MKVLVPVKRVVDANVKVRVKADGSGVELANVKMAMNPFDEIAVEEAIRLKEAGKVEEIVVVSIGPAQAQETLRTALAMGADRAILVKADEAVEPLGVAKVLKGVVDAEQPGLVILGKQAIDDDSNQTGQMLAALLGWSQGTFASKVELAGDKARITREVDGGLQTVELKMPTIVTVDLRLNQPRYASLPNIMKAKKKPLDEKTAADFGADIKPRLKVIKTEEPGGRKAGVKVKTVAELVDKLKNEAGVL encoded by the coding sequence ATGAAAGTCCTGGTGCCCGTGAAGCGGGTCGTCGATGCGAATGTGAAGGTTCGTGTGAAAGCGGACGGCTCGGGCGTGGAACTCGCCAATGTGAAGATGGCGATGAACCCGTTTGACGAGATCGCGGTCGAAGAAGCGATCCGCCTGAAGGAAGCGGGCAAGGTCGAAGAGATCGTCGTGGTCTCGATCGGCCCGGCGCAGGCGCAGGAAACACTGCGGACCGCTCTCGCCATGGGCGCCGATCGCGCGATCCTGGTCAAGGCCGACGAAGCCGTCGAGCCGCTTGGCGTCGCCAAGGTGCTGAAGGGCGTCGTCGATGCCGAGCAGCCTGGCCTCGTCATTCTTGGCAAGCAGGCGATCGACGACGATTCCAACCAGACCGGCCAGATGCTGGCAGCCCTTCTCGGCTGGTCGCAAGGCACCTTCGCCTCGAAGGTGGAACTGGCCGGCGACAAGGCCAGGATCACCCGCGAAGTCGACGGCGGCCTGCAGACGGTCGAACTCAAGATGCCGACCATCGTGACGGTGGACCTGCGCCTGAACCAGCCGCGTTACGCTTCGCTGCCCAACATCATGAAGGCCAAGAAGAAGCCGCTCGACGAAAAGACCGCGGCCGACTTCGGCGCTGATATCAAGCCGCGCCTCAAGGTGATCAAGACCGAGGAACCGGGCGGCCGCAAGGCGGGCGTCAAGGTCAAGACGGTGGCCGAGCTTGTCGACAAGCTCAAGAACGAAGCCGGCGTGCTTTAA
- a CDS encoding YihY/virulence factor BrkB family protein, protein MLRTIVAFRRVLYDAAGHFNNDDGWAMASHLAITSLMALFPFLIFATSLASFLGAQAFVETIVPLLFDTWPEQIAKPIAREVINVLTVRRTDLLTYGVLLAGFFASNGIEAVRTSLNRAYRMTETRSIFFRRTQSIIFVLIAAVGFLAISLLLVFAPLIARLAEAHFHWIGPYMGTITLWRFVIASTVIVFALFAVHIWLPMGRRSILSILPGIGFTLVGWVVGSTIFASYLDHFSSYVTTYAGLASIMIAVVFLYIVSVIFILGGELNAAISRYAEARARVG, encoded by the coding sequence TTGCTGCGCACCATCGTCGCCTTCCGCCGCGTACTTTACGATGCGGCCGGCCATTTCAACAATGACGACGGCTGGGCGATGGCCAGTCATCTGGCGATCACCTCGCTGATGGCACTGTTTCCATTCCTGATCTTTGCCACCTCGCTGGCGAGTTTCCTTGGCGCGCAGGCTTTCGTCGAGACGATCGTGCCGCTGCTGTTCGACACCTGGCCGGAGCAGATCGCCAAGCCGATCGCGCGGGAGGTCATCAACGTGCTGACGGTCCGGCGAACGGACCTTCTCACCTACGGTGTGCTGCTTGCCGGTTTCTTCGCCTCCAATGGTATCGAGGCGGTGCGCACGTCCTTGAACCGGGCCTATCGCATGACGGAGACACGTTCGATCTTCTTTCGTCGCACGCAGAGCATCATCTTCGTGCTGATCGCCGCGGTGGGCTTCCTGGCGATCAGTCTTCTGCTGGTTTTCGCACCGCTGATCGCCCGTCTGGCGGAGGCGCACTTCCATTGGATCGGCCCCTATATGGGCACCATCACGCTGTGGCGCTTCGTGATAGCTTCCACAGTCATCGTGTTCGCGCTTTTCGCCGTTCACATCTGGCTGCCGATGGGGAGACGCAGCATTCTCTCGATCCTGCCGGGGATCGGCTTTACGCTGGTCGGCTGGGTGGTCGGATCAACCATCTTCGCTTCTTATCTCGACCATTTCTCGTCCTATGTGACGACCTATGCCGGCCTCGCATCGATCATGATCGCCGTCGTCTTCCTCTATATCGTCTCGGTGATCTTCATTCTCGGCGGCGAACTCAACGCCGCCATCAGCCGCTATGCCGAAGCACGTGCCCGTGTCGGCTGA
- a CDS encoding SDR family oxidoreductase: MASLAASSSTSSQAPRTIIVTGASSGIGAYCVRALKADGWRVFATARKSEDIAALEADGIEAFYLDYREPESIRVLFEAVLERSSGRLDALYNNGAYAQPGAVEDLPVEALREQFEANLFGWHDLTRRVVPVMRTQGHGRIVHCSSILGLTPVPFRGAYAASKHALEGLMLCLRQELDGSGVHVSLIEPGPIASKFASNGLPWFLKHIDHENSVHHAAYQAQLLRLRQGGIRSPYKLGPEAVYKVLTHALLSQRPRPHYVVTMPARIGVVLKRLLPASMLYRILAKRA, encoded by the coding sequence ATGGCAAGCCTCGCCGCATCTTCCAGCACGTCATCGCAAGCGCCGCGCACGATCATCGTCACCGGCGCATCGTCAGGCATTGGCGCCTATTGCGTACGGGCCTTGAAGGCTGACGGCTGGCGGGTCTTCGCCACGGCCCGCAAATCGGAAGACATCGCAGCGCTGGAAGCGGACGGCATCGAGGCGTTCTATCTCGACTATCGCGAACCGGAGTCGATCAGGGTTCTGTTCGAGGCCGTGCTCGAACGCAGCAGTGGCCGGCTCGACGCACTCTACAACAATGGCGCTTACGCCCAGCCCGGCGCGGTCGAGGACCTGCCCGTAGAAGCGCTGCGTGAACAGTTCGAAGCCAATCTGTTCGGCTGGCATGATCTCACCCGCAGGGTCGTGCCCGTGATGCGTACTCAGGGTCATGGCCGCATCGTTCACTGCTCTTCTATCCTCGGCCTTACGCCGGTGCCGTTTCGCGGAGCCTATGCCGCGTCCAAACACGCGCTGGAGGGATTGATGCTGTGCCTGCGCCAGGAGCTGGACGGCAGCGGTGTCCACGTCTCGTTGATTGAACCCGGGCCAATTGCGTCGAAGTTTGCCAGCAACGGCCTGCCCTGGTTCCTGAAGCATATCGATCATGAGAATTCGGTGCACCACGCGGCCTATCAGGCGCAATTGCTGCGGCTCAGGCAGGGCGGTATCCGTTCGCCCTACAAACTCGGACCGGAAGCCGTCTACAAAGTGCTGACCCATGCGCTTCTGTCGCAACGCCCCCGGCCCCACTATGTGGTAACGATGCCGGCCAGAATCGGGGTAGTGCTGAAACGCCTGTTGCCGGCTTCAATGCTCTACCGCATCCTCGCCAAGCGCGCTTGA